A region from the Onychostoma macrolepis isolate SWU-2019 chromosome 18, ASM1243209v1, whole genome shotgun sequence genome encodes:
- the utp15 gene encoding U3 small nucleolar RNA-associated protein 15 homolog, which translates to MASFKPTKVQFLPKLGEKVTEDTLYWKNYKSPVQIKEFGAVTKIDFSPLPPHNYAVTASTRIHVYGPHSQEPIRSFTRFRDTAYGGSFRGDGKLLVAGSEEGLIRLFDISGRVALRQFAGHSKAVHVTSFLSDGFRVVSGSDDLSCRVWDVPSAVELSSLTEHTDYIRALAPSKLNPDLFVTGSYDHTVKLFDMRSGSSVMTMQHGHPVECVLLYPSEALLVSTGGRYVKVWDLLKGGQELVSLKNHHKTVTCACLSSVGNKLLTGSLDRHVKVYNSSYKVVHNFDCDASILSMAIAPDDEALAVGMTNGVLSVRHRRHQKDKETLTSRRRRGPSYRVFVKGKNFVPRQDDFLVSKPVKQHLRKYDRQLKSFEVSKALDTALQTWTHTSKPDVTVAVIIELNRRGTLKNALAGRNEVSLTKILNFLLKYIFDPRFSQHLLMVGDIVLDLYQQVFHESPVVERLLQRLMEVLGREAELQQELLQVLGILDTLFASLTPRKEVAALAVPPVAQESQLQAA; encoded by the exons ATGGCTTCATTTAAACCCACCAAAGTTCAGTTCCTTCCTAAACTAGGAGAGAAAGTAACAGAGGATACGCTCTACTGGAAGAATTACAAG TCTCCTGTGCAAATTAAAGAGTTTGGTGCTGTAACAAAGATCGACTTCTCTCCTCTCCCACCTCACAATTATGCCGTCACAGCCTCCACCAGA ATCCATGTATATGGACCTCACTCTCAAGAACCCATACGGAGCTTCACACGTTTTCGGGATACAGCATATGGAGGGAGCTTCAGAGGCGACGGGAAGCTTTTAGTGGCGGGAAGTGAAGAGGGACTCATCCGGCTGTTTGACATCAGCGGTCGAGTGGCTCTCAGACAGTTCGCAGGACACTCCAA GGCGGTACATGTGACCTCGTTCCTGTCTGACGGCTTTCGTGTGGTGTCGGGGTCTGATGACCTGTCGTGCCGTGTGTGGGACGTTCCCAGCGCTGTTGAGCTCAGCTCGTTAACTGAACACACAGACTACATCAGAGCTCTCGCCCCCAGCAAACTCAACCCAGATCTGTTTGTCACAG GTTCGTATGATCACACGGTGAAATTGTTTGACATGCGGTCAGGGAGCAGTGTGATGACTATGCAACACGGCCATCCTGTGGAGTGTGTGCTGTTGTACCCGTCAGAAGCCCTGCTGGTGTCCACAG GAGGGCGCTATGTAAAAGTTTGGGACCTGTTGAAAGGTGGACAGGAGCTTGTTTCTCTTAAGAATCATCACAAAACAGTTACGTGTGCATGTCTGAGTTCTGTAGGCAACAAACTGCTCACAGGATCACTGGACag GCACGTCAAAGTGTATAACTCCTCTTACAAGGTTGTACATAATTTCGACTGTGATGCGTCCATTCTCAGTATGGCTATTGCG CCTGATGATGAAGCGCTTGCCGTGGGGATGACCAATGGTGTGTTGAGTGTCAGGCACAGGAGACACCAAAAAGACAAAGAGACATTAACTAGTCGAAGGCGACGGGGCCCGTCATACCGGGTCTTTGTCAAGGGGAAGAACTTTGTGCCCAGACAG gatgatttcttGGTCAGTAAACCAGTAAAGCAACATCTACGGAAATATGACAGACAGCTCAAAAGCTTTGAGGTGTCTAAAGCGCTGGACACAGCTCTGCAG ACATGGACACACACCAGTAAACCAGATGTGACCGTAGCGGTTATCATAGAGCTCAACCGCAGAGGAACTCTGAAAAATGCTCTCGCAGGACGAAATGAAGTGAGCTTAACCAAGATCCTCAACTTCCTTCTCAA GTACATCTTTGACCCACGCTTCTCTCAGCATCTGCTCATGGTCGGGGATATTGTGCTTG atctGTATCAGCAGGTTTTTCACGAGTCACCTGTAGTCGAGCGGCTGCTGCAGCGTCTTATGGAGGTGTTGGGTCGGGAAGCAGAACTTCAGCAGGAGCTTCTGCAGGTCTTAGGAATCCTGGACACACTTTTCGCATCACTGACCCCCAGAAAAGAGGTCGCGGCCCTTGCTGTCCCACCAGTAGCGCAGGAGTCACAGCTGCAAGCCGCCTGA
- the il12b2 gene encoding interleukin-12 subunit beta isoform X2: protein MYGIKARTDPMRGREDATRRVQSHLRFFCAEFDATAAKMVWLMRFIFLFCLSVTRMSALNFFPEKFVIAERHASVTLTCRTDKDIITWRREDASSIENISQSEYEILSGRDLTVIDLEEDLTGNYTCWSDTGLEDYTYLLLDKSKEATAFHINCTAETFSCTEKIKCAWTSNEFSDKFAFRLRNTRDNGDWVSQPVDGVFFLPHSTNSYSEESERLLVTAEAASACCYMKTDYSFFLRDIIKPANPNISFCSIKNEESDNQIIELEVEPPSTWPQPHSFFPLKHEIEYEIRDNGELKTKEWEVGSKIKVQGSITKLRVRCRDLLLLSQWSEWSDWKNVN from the exons ATGTATGGAATAAAAGCGCGCACAGACCCCATGAGAGGACGAGAGGACGCGACGCGACGCGTGCAGTCACACTTGAGGTTTTTCTGCGCTGAATTTGACGCAACAGCAGCGAAG ATGGTTTGGTTGATGAGGTTCATCTTTCTCTTCTGTCTGTCCGTAACGAGGATGTCCGCACTTAACTTTTTCCCTGAGAAAT TTGTAATTGCTGAGAGACACGCATCCGTTACCCTGACCTGTAGAACAGATAAAGACATAATCACATGGAGACGCGAGGATGCAAGTAGCATAGAGAACATATCACAGTCAGAATATGAAATCCTCAGTGGGCGGGATTTGACCGTGATTGACCTGGAGGAAGACCTAACTGGGAATTACACCTGCTGGAGTGATACGGGTCTTGAAGACTACACCTATCTCCTGCTCGACAAGTCTAAAGAAGCTACAG CATTTCATATCAACTGCACAGCAGAGACGTTTTCCTGCACTGAAAAAATCAAATGTGCCTGGACCTCAAATGAATTTTCAGATAAATTTGCTTTCAGACTTCGCAATACAAG GGATAATGGTGACTGGGTGTCACAGCCCGTGGATGGGGTATTTTTTCTCCCACATTCCACCAATTCATACTCTGAAGAGTCCGAGCGGCTGCTGGTAACAGCGGAGGCGGCTTCTGCGTGCTGCTATATGAAAACTGACTACAGTTTCTTCCTACGGGACATCA TTAAGCCAGCGAATCCAAACATTTCATTCTGCTCTATAAAAAATGAGGAGAGTGATAATCAAATCATAGAATTAGAGGTGGAGCCTCCCTCAACCTGGCCGCAGCCCCACAGTTTCTTTCCTCTGAAGCATGAGATAGAGTATGAGATACGAGACAACGGAGAG CTGAAGACTAAAGAATGGGAGGTGGGGTCAAAGATCAAAGTTCAGGGCTCCATCACAAAACTGAGGGTCCGCTGCAGAGACCTGCTGCTCCTCTCTCAGTGGAGCGAGTGGAGCGATTGGAAAAACGTAAACTAG